A single Crateriforma conspicua DNA region contains:
- a CDS encoding sulfatase — MLVSEGKPTSATSIEAQPGTQNSPSGTKMKSTRPTTLLRSSFCLPPSAFATFLLLSSFCLHPSAFAAPSAFAQNVLWVMADDLRPQLGCYGDEVVISPHIDQFAQRALRFDHAYVQSAVCSPSRNSMLSGLRPNTTGLRGFGTKVRDVIPDIVTLPQHFKNHGYETRAFGKIFHIYDESMLGDEDDAQSWSEPTRWPEVPVWGPEQNALRDRLIAGAKKTGKEFKHPHDWPRAETWDDSDIPDDQMQDGDTTAAVEKYLDSRQGDQTPFFLAVGFLRPHLPFNAPQKYWDLYDPTTLRLPAFRQLPRNVPAWVVNRGIVKNYHNMPSLEETDSAFLQRYLQAYLACISYVDACFGRLMEALEKSGHAENTIVVFMGDHGYQMGEYDSWGHKHSNFEISTRAPLLISSPRMARAGASSNALVEFLDLYPTLCDLAHLPKPEHLEGISFSDLLNDDTSVRDAACSEMKRQGRLGRSIRTAEFRYTEWRDPKNNIVARELYDHRNDTTPGQLEMENIISDPKMTHVVSHLSQRLNQLVPAKTEKLHE; from the coding sequence GTGCTAGTATCAGAAGGAAAACCGACATCAGCTACCTCAATCGAAGCGCAACCCGGAACACAAAACTCACCAAGCGGAACAAAGATGAAGTCAACGAGACCTACAACACTTCTTCGTTCATCGTTCTGCCTTCCTCCTTCTGCCTTCGCTACATTCCTTCTTCTTTCATCCTTCTGCCTTCATCCGTCAGCCTTCGCTGCTCCTTCTGCCTTCGCACAGAATGTGCTGTGGGTCATGGCCGACGACCTTCGGCCTCAACTCGGTTGCTACGGCGATGAAGTGGTCATATCGCCACACATTGACCAGTTTGCGCAGCGGGCATTGCGATTCGACCATGCGTACGTGCAAAGTGCGGTATGCAGCCCGTCCCGCAATTCAATGCTCAGTGGGCTTCGCCCAAATACGACGGGCTTACGTGGGTTTGGTACCAAAGTGCGTGATGTGATACCCGACATTGTCACTCTTCCCCAGCACTTTAAGAATCACGGCTACGAAACCCGAGCATTTGGCAAGATCTTTCATATCTACGATGAATCGATGCTCGGTGATGAAGACGATGCCCAATCGTGGAGCGAACCCACTCGATGGCCCGAAGTTCCGGTGTGGGGACCTGAGCAGAACGCACTTCGCGACCGGCTGATCGCCGGAGCAAAGAAAACCGGAAAAGAGTTCAAGCATCCGCACGATTGGCCGCGAGCCGAAACATGGGATGATAGCGACATCCCTGACGATCAGATGCAGGACGGCGACACCACAGCAGCCGTCGAGAAATATCTGGATTCGCGGCAAGGAGATCAAACGCCGTTCTTTCTGGCGGTTGGATTTCTGCGGCCGCATCTGCCCTTTAACGCTCCCCAAAAGTACTGGGATCTCTACGACCCTACGACGCTTCGCCTTCCCGCGTTTCGTCAGCTGCCGAGAAACGTTCCCGCCTGGGTCGTGAACCGAGGCATCGTCAAGAACTATCACAACATGCCGTCGCTGGAAGAAACCGATTCCGCGTTCCTGCAGCGATATCTGCAGGCTTACCTGGCGTGCATCAGTTACGTCGATGCTTGCTTTGGTCGTTTGATGGAGGCTCTTGAAAAGTCGGGGCATGCCGAGAACACAATCGTCGTGTTCATGGGCGACCACGGTTACCAAATGGGTGAGTATGACTCTTGGGGCCACAAGCACTCGAACTTTGAAATCTCGACCCGTGCACCGTTGCTGATTTCGTCGCCAAGGATGGCGCGAGCGGGAGCATCGTCAAACGCACTTGTTGAATTCCTTGACCTTTATCCGACGCTTTGCGATCTCGCGCATTTGCCCAAGCCTGAACACTTGGAAGGTATCAGCTTTTCGGACCTACTAAACGACGACACAAGCGTTCGTGACGCCGCATGCAGCGAGATGAAACGGCAAGGGCGTCTCGGCCGAAGCATCCGAACCGCCGAATTCCGATACACCGAATGGCGTGATCCAAAGAACAACATCGTGGCTCGTGAGCTGTATGACCATCGAAACGACACGACGCCCGGACAGCTCGAAATGGAAAACATTATCAGCGACCCAAAGATGACACACGTTGTCAGTCATTTGAGTCAGCGTCTGAATCAGCTCGTCCCAGCAAAAACGGAGAAATTGCATGAATAA
- a CDS encoding Gfo/Idh/MocA family protein, with protein MNQNPNQLDRRRFSQISFATMLSTGVAPAMIGRASAVEPTRKLGLAVVGLGGYATSSIAPEVSSCQHVRLAGVVTGDAEKGKLWAQRHGFKEDAIYDYDTIDKIAGDDRIDFVHITLPNSMHAEFAIRAAKAGKHVMVEKPMAISSKECEQIIAAAKQAGVLLGVNYRLHWEPHHVRAIDKLSGGAVGNLTNGNYEFSWGYARALMGKNKDRIKKWLLNPTMAGGGALFDTGVYPIQAACYLTGREPVAVRGLPTTFHHDLFPDGVEETMSYELLFDDGFQALCRASYSQSFHQCTTLGPKGSVEIVPGDSRGSVFGQSGGGNPSPKRLLVNRKEVVLEQTLQQADLLDAFAQAIIRGDKTFKTPGEMGLRDIRIVEKIYESAASGGVRVNL; from the coding sequence ATGAACCAAAACCCCAACCAACTTGACCGTCGACGATTTTCCCAGATCAGCTTTGCCACAATGCTCTCTACTGGTGTTGCTCCGGCAATGATTGGCCGTGCATCCGCCGTCGAACCAACGAGAAAGCTCGGTTTGGCCGTTGTTGGCCTTGGAGGCTACGCAACCTCATCGATCGCTCCGGAAGTCTCCTCCTGTCAGCATGTCCGGCTCGCTGGCGTCGTGACGGGTGACGCGGAGAAGGGAAAGTTATGGGCGCAAAGACATGGATTTAAGGAAGACGCGATTTATGACTACGACACCATCGACAAGATCGCCGGCGACGATCGGATCGACTTCGTCCACATTACACTTCCCAATTCGATGCACGCGGAGTTTGCGATCCGTGCCGCGAAGGCAGGCAAACACGTCATGGTTGAAAAACCAATGGCGATTTCCAGTAAGGAGTGCGAACAGATCATCGCCGCCGCAAAACAGGCAGGCGTACTGCTGGGCGTCAACTATCGATTGCACTGGGAGCCGCACCACGTTCGAGCAATCGACAAACTATCGGGCGGGGCCGTCGGAAATCTGACCAATGGCAACTACGAATTCTCGTGGGGCTATGCTCGCGCATTGATGGGAAAGAACAAGGACCGGATCAAGAAGTGGCTGCTTAACCCGACGATGGCCGGCGGCGGCGCCTTGTTCGATACCGGTGTCTATCCCATCCAAGCCGCGTGCTATCTGACAGGGCGAGAGCCGGTTGCAGTGCGCGGACTTCCCACAACATTTCATCATGATCTGTTTCCCGACGGCGTCGAAGAAACCATGAGCTATGAGCTGTTGTTCGACGATGGTTTTCAGGCACTTTGCCGTGCAAGCTACAGCCAGTCGTTTCACCAATGCACCACGTTGGGGCCCAAAGGGTCTGTTGAGATTGTTCCTGGCGATTCCAGAGGCAGCGTTTTCGGTCAGTCCGGTGGAGGCAATCCGAGCCCAAAACGCCTGCTGGTCAATCGGAAAGAGGTTGTGCTTGAACAAACGCTTCAGCAAGCAGACTTGCTGGACGCATTCGCCCAAGCAATTATCCGCGGCGATAAGACGTTCAAGACACCCGGGGAAATGGGTCTAAGGGATATTCGTATCGTCGAAAAAATCTATGAATCAGCTGCCAGCGGCGGAGTTCGCGTCAACCTATAA
- a CDS encoding DUF1549 domain-containing protein, whose product MYAAHHDRLAFRWTESKGLEAWRNDSPEATSFRPDGSGGYYVVEQTTRQLTRWNSKGQQVAILADRYQGKRLNRPNDCVVHSDGSVWFTDPDWLFNQRPGDTKELAGQFVFRFDPRDNSLRKMVDGLDKPNGIAFSPDERWLFVTDSATKNLYRWKINNKNELDRREVFATFADTGNDGIAFDRFGRLWCCTKAGLAILNESGQTKTVVKTPGKPTSVAFAPAPSRSIAVTTRDACYITELAEEDSGQPQLVDRAGDDRKEDSEILFVRRVAPLLREKCLGCHGNDPDFIEGSLDLRTREGLLSGGDSGEPAIVVAAPQDSPLYLASTRQSDDWSEMPPKEAEQLSAEELQWLYDWIDSGAQWPSDDRRREIEETYEDEWSVEDGIVVQTSGGLDSHWTNRKYDPAGLWAYQPLQQYQHDAQGSESNTGSRSNGAHSGIAQSDSAHSLARRASKNHQNPIDVLIDEALPDELVAAPRADRRTLIRRATYDLTGLPATPEEVDAFVNDSGSDQQAFAKVVDRLLRSPHYGERMAQHWLDVVRYADSSGFANDYERGNAWRYRDYVVRSFNDDKPYDQFILEQIAGDELYPKDPEMIVATGFLRMGPWELTGMEVAKVARQRFLDDVTNSVGETFLAHSLQCARCHDHKFDPVPTRDYYSIQAVFATTQLAERKAEFVPDENTTGFDEQAYLKQKLQQHQQALDELDSVLLQNAQRWYQQQGKSSESWDRAIADLKAKGRKKNLFSDARSAMIKSGIAENEYPPKLVGFTPEQFGRERVARKGIERLRWELERYQPYALAVYNGRTRDVKGIYAPTRIPKDRFHKGELEQTAILTGGDPFSPGEPVSPGTLSVVNDQVTPSIPDTTSGRRAAFARWIADAKNPLTTRVIVNRLWLWHFGKAIAGNPNNFGSTGQRPTHPLLLDWLASTFVEEGWSVKAMHRRIMLSDAYCRSGSHPDPKRLRELDPEGISYAVFHPRRLSAEELRDSMLAVTGELNPKLGGIPCRPEISQEVALQPRQVMGTFAAAWTPNPFPDQRHRRSIYVLKLRGLIDPMLEVFNSPSPDFSCEQRETSTVTPQVFNLFNGRNTHNRALSLAARVLKETDNDRDAIRRCFQLTLLREPTPTELEEFLAHWHQTENSLPTDPPFRGAPPLEVLREAVEENTGEKFTFVERLFSNADFVPDLRPADVDRHTRALSDVCLVILNSNEFVYVY is encoded by the coding sequence ATGTATGCCGCCCACCACGATCGCCTGGCATTCCGCTGGACTGAGTCAAAGGGACTGGAGGCTTGGCGAAATGACTCGCCCGAAGCGACATCGTTCAGACCCGATGGAAGTGGTGGCTACTACGTCGTTGAACAAACCACTCGGCAGCTCACTCGTTGGAACTCCAAAGGGCAACAGGTTGCCATCCTTGCCGATCGCTACCAGGGAAAGCGTCTGAACCGTCCCAATGATTGTGTGGTGCACTCCGATGGAAGCGTCTGGTTCACCGATCCCGATTGGCTTTTCAATCAACGTCCAGGCGACACCAAAGAACTCGCCGGCCAGTTCGTGTTTCGGTTCGATCCGCGAGATAACTCCCTCCGGAAAATGGTGGACGGATTAGACAAACCCAATGGGATCGCCTTCTCGCCGGATGAAAGGTGGTTGTTTGTGACCGATAGTGCTACCAAGAACCTCTATCGTTGGAAGATCAACAACAAGAACGAATTGGATCGGCGTGAAGTCTTCGCAACATTCGCCGATACGGGAAACGACGGAATTGCATTTGATCGGTTCGGACGACTTTGGTGCTGCACGAAGGCTGGCCTCGCCATCTTGAATGAGTCGGGCCAAACCAAGACGGTTGTTAAGACGCCCGGCAAACCCACGTCGGTTGCGTTCGCGCCGGCGCCTTCGCGAAGCATCGCCGTCACAACCCGTGATGCCTGCTACATCACGGAGCTTGCCGAGGAAGATTCTGGACAACCCCAGTTGGTCGATCGAGCGGGCGATGACCGGAAAGAGGACTCCGAAATCCTATTCGTCCGGCGCGTTGCCCCCCTGCTACGCGAGAAGTGTCTTGGCTGTCATGGAAACGACCCCGATTTCATTGAGGGATCGCTCGACTTGCGAACACGTGAGGGATTGCTGTCGGGTGGTGACAGCGGCGAACCTGCTATCGTTGTCGCAGCGCCGCAGGACAGCCCGCTGTACCTTGCTTCGACCCGCCAGAGCGACGACTGGTCCGAGATGCCTCCCAAAGAGGCGGAGCAATTGTCGGCCGAAGAACTCCAATGGCTATATGATTGGATCGATTCGGGTGCCCAGTGGCCAAGCGACGATCGCCGCCGCGAAATTGAAGAAACGTACGAAGACGAATGGTCAGTGGAGGATGGAATCGTCGTGCAGACTTCGGGCGGTTTGGATTCTCACTGGACCAATCGCAAGTACGATCCAGCGGGACTCTGGGCCTACCAACCGTTGCAACAATACCAGCACGACGCGCAAGGCAGTGAATCAAACACAGGATCTCGCTCGAATGGTGCTCACTCGGGAATTGCTCAGTCGGACAGTGCACACTCGCTTGCGCGTCGTGCTAGTAAGAATCATCAAAACCCGATTGATGTCCTGATTGACGAAGCGTTGCCCGACGAGTTGGTGGCTGCACCGAGAGCTGATCGAAGAACGCTGATTCGGCGAGCCACCTATGACTTGACGGGCCTTCCGGCGACTCCCGAAGAAGTCGATGCGTTTGTCAACGATTCAGGTTCGGATCAACAGGCCTTTGCCAAAGTCGTGGATCGATTGTTGAGATCACCCCACTATGGCGAGCGGATGGCCCAGCACTGGCTAGATGTCGTTCGCTACGCCGACTCATCAGGCTTTGCAAATGACTATGAACGCGGCAACGCTTGGCGGTATCGCGATTACGTGGTGCGTTCGTTCAACGATGACAAGCCGTATGATCAGTTCATTCTTGAACAAATTGCGGGAGACGAACTGTATCCCAAAGATCCAGAGATGATTGTGGCGACTGGGTTTCTACGCATGGGCCCATGGGAATTGACTGGCATGGAAGTCGCCAAAGTAGCCCGACAGCGGTTTCTTGATGATGTGACCAACAGTGTTGGTGAGACATTCCTGGCCCATTCATTGCAATGCGCACGGTGCCACGACCACAAGTTCGATCCTGTTCCCACACGAGACTATTATTCCATCCAAGCGGTGTTCGCGACGACGCAACTGGCCGAGCGAAAAGCCGAGTTTGTCCCCGACGAGAACACCACCGGTTTTGACGAGCAGGCGTACCTCAAGCAAAAACTGCAACAACATCAACAGGCTCTCGACGAACTGGATTCGGTACTGCTGCAGAACGCCCAGCGGTGGTATCAACAACAGGGGAAATCCTCGGAGTCCTGGGATCGTGCAATTGCCGACCTTAAAGCGAAGGGTCGCAAGAAGAACCTGTTTAGCGACGCCCGGTCGGCGATGATTAAGTCGGGTATCGCTGAAAATGAATACCCGCCAAAGCTGGTCGGCTTTACCCCGGAGCAGTTTGGACGCGAACGTGTCGCGAGGAAAGGGATTGAGCGTTTGAGATGGGAGCTGGAGCGGTATCAGCCGTATGCACTCGCTGTCTACAACGGTCGAACGAGGGACGTGAAGGGCATCTACGCGCCGACGCGAATTCCGAAGGACCGTTTTCACAAAGGCGAACTCGAGCAAACCGCGATCTTAACCGGTGGCGATCCGTTTTCACCGGGCGAGCCGGTTTCGCCGGGGACACTGAGTGTCGTCAACGACCAAGTCACTCCGTCAATTCCCGACACCACCAGCGGACGACGCGCCGCGTTTGCACGCTGGATCGCTGACGCGAAGAACCCTTTGACCACACGCGTGATTGTCAATCGGCTGTGGCTCTGGCACTTTGGCAAAGCGATCGCCGGAAATCCGAACAACTTTGGATCCACTGGGCAGCGACCGACACATCCACTTCTGCTCGACTGGCTGGCATCGACGTTCGTCGAAGAGGGCTGGTCGGTGAAGGCGATGCATCGTCGCATCATGCTGTCCGATGCCTATTGCAGATCTGGAAGTCACCCCGACCCAAAGCGATTGCGAGAGCTCGATCCTGAAGGAATCAGCTACGCCGTCTTTCATCCGCGACGTCTGAGTGCCGAAGAGTTACGGGATTCGATGCTGGCCGTCACAGGTGAACTCAACCCAAAGCTTGGTGGCATACCCTGTCGACCCGAAATCAGTCAGGAAGTCGCGCTTCAACCGCGACAAGTGATGGGAACGTTCGCTGCTGCATGGACACCCAATCCGTTTCCCGATCAGAGACATCGTCGCTCGATCTATGTGCTCAAGCTGCGTGGTCTGATTGACCCGATGCTGGAAGTCTTCAATTCACCCTCCCCCGACTTTTCCTGTGAGCAGCGAGAAACATCGACGGTCACACCGCAGGTGTTCAACTTGTTCAATGGCCGGAACACACACAATCGTGCGTTATCGCTGGCTGCACGTGTCTTGAAGGAAACGGACAACGACCGCGACGCGATCCGGCGGTGCTTCCAACTGACACTCTTGCGTGAACCGACGCCGACCGAGTTGGAGGAATTCCTCGCGCACTGGCACCAGACAGAAAATTCGTTGCCCACCGATCCACCCTTTCGCGGCGCTCCGCCACTGGAAGTCCTCCGGGAAGCGGTCGAGGAAAACACGGGCGAGAAGTTCACGTTTGTGGAACGCCTCTTTTCAAACGCCGACTTCGTTCCTGATCTGAGACCGGCCGACGTCGACCGTCACACACGAGCATTGTCAGACGTCTGTCTGGTGATCCTGAATTCAAACGAGTTCGTGTATGTGTATTGA
- a CDS encoding transposase: MSERPFNADEPIAFFLTWTAYGTWLPGDDRGWHRWGKGGIQPSDERIQESARSEMKKSAFFLSVDDREIVEETVKRHCEIREWTLHTVNARSNHVHVVVTASGYDPKTVRDQFKAWCTRKLKPFHPGRERFWTEGGSQRWINHDDDLEAAVLYVGEAQDRKDREEHPGYER; this comes from the coding sequence ATGAGTGAACGACCGTTTAATGCCGACGAGCCAATCGCTTTCTTCCTTACATGGACCGCTTACGGCACGTGGCTTCCCGGAGACGATCGCGGATGGCACCGTTGGGGAAAAGGCGGAATCCAACCATCCGATGAGCGGATCCAAGAGTCCGCGAGGTCTGAGATGAAGAAATCGGCGTTTTTCTTGTCTGTTGATGATCGCGAAATCGTCGAAGAGACAGTGAAACGCCACTGCGAGATTCGCGAATGGACGCTGCACACGGTCAATGCACGATCGAATCACGTCCATGTCGTTGTTACCGCGTCGGGATACGATCCGAAAACCGTTCGCGACCAGTTCAAAGCTTGGTGTACTCGGAAGCTGAAACCGTTTCATCCCGGACGCGAGCGATTCTGGACCGAAGGCGGTAGCCAGCGTTGGATCAACCATGACGATGATCTGGAAGCAGCCGTGCTGTACGTCGGAGAAGCCCAAGACAGAAAAGATCGCGAGGAACACCCGGGGTACGAAAGATGA
- a CDS encoding DUF1501 domain-containing protein — MNNRREFLYGLGTSLGSIAFSAMLADEARADGKQSPLAPKDGHFPAKAKNCIFLMMEGGPSHIDTFDPKPALKDLHLKEFVREGQQKSAMESGKRYYVQSPFSFSKHGQSGADMADNWVHLAKVADELCFYRGCQVDSVNHPTAMYQMNCGNRFGGDPGIGAWVTYGLGSMNQDLPGFLVLPEISYPQGGAANWSNGYLPAFYQGTPLRPKGSPILDLQPPSGVTPKRQRRNLDLLARMNTRHLQQHPEHRELAARLESYELAFRMQTEVPEAIDLSGEDQRTLSMYGIGNEATDAFGRKCLLARKMVEKGVRFVQLYNGTWDSHDYIERAHENLVRGVDQPIAALIADLKDRGLLESTLIVWCGEFGRSPDNGVRGGTAYGRDHNANAMTIWLAGGGCNAGHTIGATDEVGMTAVEEVHHVRDFHVTLLRLLGLDDNKLTYYHAGRFKQLSQFGGKVIEELIA, encoded by the coding sequence ATGAATAACCGCCGTGAGTTTTTATACGGCCTGGGGACGTCCCTGGGCAGCATTGCTTTTTCTGCGATGCTGGCAGACGAAGCACGCGCCGATGGAAAGCAGAGCCCGCTTGCTCCCAAGGACGGTCATTTTCCCGCGAAAGCAAAGAATTGCATCTTTCTGATGATGGAGGGCGGACCGTCTCACATCGATACCTTCGATCCAAAGCCTGCGCTCAAAGATCTACATCTCAAAGAGTTTGTCCGAGAAGGACAGCAGAAATCGGCAATGGAGAGCGGAAAACGGTATTACGTGCAGAGTCCGTTCAGCTTCAGCAAGCACGGCCAAAGTGGCGCCGACATGGCTGACAACTGGGTACACCTCGCAAAGGTCGCCGATGAACTCTGTTTCTATCGAGGCTGCCAAGTCGACAGCGTGAATCACCCCACCGCCATGTACCAAATGAATTGTGGGAATCGCTTCGGGGGTGATCCAGGAATTGGTGCCTGGGTCACGTATGGGCTTGGTTCGATGAATCAGGATCTGCCGGGTTTCCTGGTGTTGCCCGAAATTTCATACCCACAGGGTGGAGCTGCGAATTGGAGCAATGGTTATCTCCCGGCGTTTTATCAAGGGACGCCACTGCGACCTAAAGGCTCTCCTATCCTGGACCTTCAACCACCTTCTGGCGTGACTCCCAAGCGACAACGCCGCAATCTGGATCTGCTTGCGCGAATGAATACGCGGCACTTACAGCAACATCCTGAACACCGGGAGCTAGCAGCTCGACTAGAGAGTTACGAACTGGCATTTCGGATGCAGACGGAAGTGCCCGAGGCGATCGATTTGTCGGGCGAAGATCAGCGAACGCTGTCGATGTATGGGATCGGAAACGAAGCGACCGATGCATTTGGGCGGAAGTGTTTGCTCGCTCGAAAGATGGTCGAGAAGGGTGTTCGATTCGTACAGCTTTACAACGGCACCTGGGACAGTCACGACTACATCGAACGGGCCCACGAGAATCTCGTCCGTGGCGTCGACCAACCGATCGCCGCGTTGATCGCTGACCTAAAGGATCGGGGCCTCCTGGAAAGCACATTGATCGTTTGGTGCGGAGAGTTTGGAAGGTCGCCGGACAACGGAGTGCGCGGCGGTACCGCCTATGGACGTGACCACAACGCAAACGCGATGACGATCTGGCTAGCCGGCGGCGGTTGCAATGCAGGACACACGATCGGAGCCACCGATGAAGTGGGGATGACCGCCGTCGAAGAAGTACATCACGTTCGCGACTTCCACGTCACACTACTTCGGTTACTCGGGCTCGATGACAACAAGCTGACGTACTATCACGCCGGGCGTTTCAAGCAACTCAGCCAGTTCGGCGGCAAGGTGATCGAGGAACTCATTGCCTAA